CCCACGGGAACCGTGGCCTTCGACTCGGCACCGGGATACATGGCCGCTCTCTTTCTCGGTCCCGGTTACGGAGCCATGACCGCCGCTCTGGGGCATATATTCACCAGCATGAACGTGGGCTTTCCGCTGTCGATGCCGATACACCTTTTAGTAGCGGCGGAAATGGCATTTTTCGCTTGGGTATTCGGTCTCGTGGGCCAAAAGAACCTTATACTTGCGGTGGTCGTCGCCTGGCTGATGAATGGTATCCTGGCGCCGGCAAGTTTAATCCCTTTCCTTGGGACCGGCTTTTTCGCAGCGATGGTGCTTTACCTCATAGTAGTTTCAGCGCTGAACGTGGCTGCCTCCGCAGTGCTTTACTCTATTATACGGCGGTCAAAGGGTGAATACAATGCCCTATAAAAACGCAGCCGCACCGAATAGGGACGTGGCCCTGGTGGAGATTCAGCCCGGGATATATCTTGCCGTTGCCTGCGATTCCGCGGGAGGCATCGGGGAGAAGGAAAGGGATGTGGTGAAGGTGCCGCCTTACATCACCGGCAGGTTCACCTGCCGTGTGGCGCTGATGGAACTGCTGGCAATAGGTGCGGACCCCCTGGCCGTCACCGCAACTATATGCAGCGAACCGTCGCCAACGGGCGAAGGGCTGCTGAAGGGCATCACCGACGAACTTTCCGCGTCCTGCCTTAATATACCCGTCACCATCAGCACCGAAAAGAACATCCCTACCTGCCAGACCGGGCTGGGCGTAACTGCCGTCGGCCTCGTTAAAGAAAAGGGGCTGCGCATGGGGAGGACAAAATCGGGGGACGGGATTTACTGCCTCGGCGTTCCGAAGGTGGGAAACGAGGTCAGCCTCGATGACCCCGAAATAGCCGATACCGGTGCTGTGAAGCGGCTTTTAGGCCTTTCGGAAGTGCACGATATAATTCCGGTGGGCTCAAGAGGGATCAAAGGTGAGGTGGAACACCTGGCGCGGGTGTCTGGGCTTTCGGTGCAGTGGGAGGCTCGTTTACCCGTAAATACGGAAAAATCGGCGGGACCTGCTACGTGTGTCGTTTTTACCGCGCCTAAGGCGCCGGAAATAAAGGGCCCCACCCCGGTTTTCCGGCTGGGGGCTCTCCTCTGATTACTTTTGCTGTACGCTTTTTTCCGCCTCCTTTATATTTTTTTCGGCTATCTGGTACTTCATCTTGATGAGGTTGGGATCCTTTGCATCAATAGCTTCGGACAGCTCCTTCAGCGAGAATTCGACCTTGCTGGCCACCATGGTGTCTTTCAACTGCGATTTGCCCGTTTCCCACTCCTGCAGGGCTTTGCTCATCGAGGCTGCCGCTTCCTGACCCTGATTGTTTAGAGCCCTGTACGCCGCATCCCTTGTGTAATACAATGTTCTTTTTGCACCCATCGCCGGTCCGCCCTGAAACAGCCTTCCGAAAGCCACGGTTCTATCGTAAAGGTCGTTGGCTGCCAGCAGGCCGCCGTAAAGGTCCTGCCTTGTAAGCATTTGGGTCAGTTCGTTCAGTTTGCCGTTAAAGGCAGTGATCATCTCCATTCCCGCCCCTTTTTTCAGTGCTTCTTCCCGGAATTCGTTCCAATGGGAATGGATGAGAAATACCATCTTTTCGTATTTAGACCAGTCGGGCTTTTGCTGGCTGCCTCCCTGTTGCTGACTCCCCTCCTGCTGCCCGCACCCCTGCTGGCCTCCCTGGCTGCCCTGCCTTTGCTGTCCTCCCTCTTGGCTACCGCCTTTCTGTTCTCCCTGGCCGCTCTGACCTCCGGAACCTCCTTGAGTTCCTCCCGGTGGGGCCTGGATGGCCAGGTAATCTTTTTCAAACTCTTTGATGAGTTTTTCTACATCTTCCTCCAGGTTTTTTAGCGCGAACATCCCCTTTTTATCCTGACCTGAGCTCTCAGGGGAAGACCTGGCGGACCCTCTGGAGCAGCCAGCCGCTAAGGCCAGGCACAGCAAGAGGAGCAATAAAAATACTCTTAAGGTTCTGGGGTGTTTCACGTCCAAACCACCTCTTTCACCTTAAGAGTATTTTTCCCGGTCTTTGCCTTTTTTATTTAAACCAGGGCGAACATGAGCTCCCCTTCGGCGGCGGTTTCACCGTTGACGGTGGCTCTTGCCTTTCCCTTGCCTACGGGGCCCTTGAGCTTTATTATCTCCACTTCCAGGGTGAGTACATCCCCCGGTACCACCTGTCTTTTAAACCTCATGCCGTCGATACCGGCAAACAGCGCGAGTTTCCCTTTGTTCTCTTCGGCGCTCAGTATGGCGCAGGCGCCCACCTGAGCCAGAGCTTCTACTATTAGCACTCCCGGCATGATGGGCCTACCGGGGAAATGCCCGGCAAAAAAGTGCTCGTTGGCGGTTACATTTTTAACCCCGACGGCTTTCCTGCCGGGCTCCATTTCAAGGATCCTGTCCACCAGCAAAAAGGGATATCTGTGGGGTATTATCTTTTGAATTTCTTCGACTCCCAGCATAAAAAACCTCCGTTACTTGCCGTTGTTATACGTATTTGGAGAGCTGCCTGTACAATTGTTCCGCAATTCCTATCCCGTTATTCCCGGAAAGTTGCTCGGCCAGGGCATCATCATGCATGGACTGAACTATATCGAAGGCCAAGCCCTGTTCAAAAAATCCCGTCTTCGGCACGGTTTGTCGCATCTCTTTTAAGAGGTATCTCAAAAAGATTGCCTCGAATTGTTTGCACGCCTTTTTCAGTTCGGCTTTCTGTCTTTCGGCTTCAACGGACATAGCGGCGGAGTTTAAAGGTTCAACTTTCAAGCCTCAAGGCCTCCTATCTCCTAAGATTATTGGCTTGGCCCAGCATTTCGTCGGCGGTCTGGATGGCCTTAGTATTTATTTCATAAGCCCTCTGGGCTACGATTAGATTCACCATCTCATCCACAACCTGCACGTTGGACATCTCCAGGAAGCCCTGCAGTATGGTGCCGAATCCGGGTTCGTTTGGGTCCTCTTTCAGCTGGTATTCTCCCGATGCGGCCGTCTGCTCAAAAAGGTTGTTCCCCACGGCCAGCAGGCCTTCGGGGTTTAAAAACCTGGCCAGTGCGATAGTTCCGATTTCCTCAATATTACCGTCCGCATCGCGGCCCGTAATGGTGCCGTTGGCCGATATGTTTATATCCGTAAGGTCTTCGGGTATCGATATGTAATCCTCATCGGTGTCGAGCACGTAATACCCTTCCGACGTGACCAGGTACCTGTCGTCACCGTCTATGGATACTTTAAAGGATCCATCCCTGGTAAAAGCCCTGCTTCCGTCGGGCCTTTCCACCACGAAGAAACCTTCTCCCTCGATGGCCAGATCGAAGGTGTTTCCAGTCTGCTGGAGGTTGCCCTCGGTAAAAAAGCGGGTAGTCGAGGCGGGCCTTACACCGTGTCCCACCTGCAGTCCCACCGGATTTCCCTGTCCGGGTTGAAAAACGTCGGGCCTCCGTAAAGTTTCGTATAGCAGATCTTTAAACTCCACCCTGCTTTTCTTGTAGCCGGTGGTGTTTACGTTTGCCAGGTTATTTGAAATCACGTCGACGTTGAGCTGCTGGGCAAGCATACCCGAGCTCGCGCTCCAGAGCGCTCGCATCATGACAAATCCCTCCCTATTTAATCTAGCTGCCTCGGTCGTTCAGCAGCGGAGGGCCCCTGCAATGCAGTCCGGCCCTATTATTTTATATCTTCGCGATTTCGTTTACAGCACCGGCCAGCGTGTCATCGTGGGCTCTCACCATTCTCTGGTTTGCTTCGTACGCCCTGAAGGCCGATATGAGGTTTACCATCTCGGAAACGGCGTTTACGTTGGCACGCTCCAGGGCCCCCTGAATTATCCGCGCATTGGCCGGTAAAGGCACGCCCTGAGCCCTGTAAAGGTTGTCGCCCTGTTTTTCTAAAGACAAGCCCGCCGGAAAAGCCGCAATTCGGAGCCTGTCCACCATTAAGCCGTCGAGATACACCTCTCCCTCGGTATTTATCTCGACCTTACTGCCGTTCCTCAAGTTTATCGGGCCGTTTTCGCCCATTACGTAATAACCTTCCCGGGTTACCAGGAATCCATCAGCATTGATGGTAAAACTGCCGTCCCTGGTGTAACGGATCCCCGCCGGGGTCTGGATTTCAAAAAAAGATGTCTCTCCTGCGGCAGTATCCTCTATGGCCAGGTCCAGGGGGTTGGAGGTCATTTCTATCCGGCCCTGGGTGAAATCCACGCGGATTTCGTCCAGCCCGGCGCCCGTCCCGAGAACGCCTATATACGGCACCGGATCGATTACGAATCCGGCCCCTACCGGCTGAGGGTCGTCATAGCGGTGGATGTTCATCTCCGGAAAAGCCCTGAACACGGCCCTGTCCTTCTTAAACCCCGTGGTGTTTATGTTTGCCAGGTTGTTAGAGATGACATCGGTCCTTGCCATCTCCGCCAGCATGCCCGAGGCGGAAGTATAAAGTCCCCTTATCATATCGCTTTATCACCTCCCCGCTCACTTTTTATAGACAGCGTTGGGTCCCAGCATGTCGAGGCATTCCAACGCCTTGCCGGCCCCAAGGGCGACACATGAAACGGCGTCTTCCGCCACGTAAACCGGCATGTTGGTCCTTTGAGCTATGAGCTTGTCCAGACCGTTAAGCAGAGAACCGCCTCCGGTCATGACTATTCCGCGTTCGCTGATATCCGCCGCCAGTTCCGGAGGCGTCTTTTCCAGCACGCTGAATATAGCCTCGATTATCCTTTCTACAGGCTCCTGTAGAGCTTCGCACGTCTGCCGGGCGGTGATCGTTACGGTCTGGGGGAGCCCGCTTATGAGGCTCCTGCCCCTGATCTCCAGAGACTTCGATGAATCGGCATCGGGAAATACTGTGGCTAAGGAGATTTTCACTTCCTCGGCGGTGCGCTCGCCGATAGCGAGATTAAACTCCTTTTTTACATACTTCACTATGGCTTCGTCGAACATATCCCCGGCTACCCTGATGGAGGTCCCGCACACGATGCCCCCTAAGGAAAGTACGGCGATGTCGGTGGTCCCGCCGCCGATGTCGACGACCATGCTGCCCACCGGTTTGGATATATCAAGACCCGCCCCTATCGCCGCCGCTATAGGCTCCTCGATGAGAAAGGTCTGCCTTGCTCCGGCAGCAGTAGCTGCTTCGATAACCGCCCTCTTTTCCACTTCGGTTATCACCGCTGGCACGCACACCATAACCCTGGGGCGGAACAGTTTCCGCTGGATGACCTTTTTCAGAAAATGCTTGAGCATCAGCTCCGTTACAGTATAATCGGCAATTACTCCCGCCCGCAGGGGCCTTATGGCCACAATATTGCCGGGAGTCCTGCCGATCATCTTTCTTGCCTGTTCCCCGACAGCCAGTACTTCGCCCGTATCCTTGTCCAAAGCTACCACAGAAGGTTCCTGGAGGACGATGCCCTTCCCCCGCACGTACACCAGTATGGATGCTGTTCCCAGGTCTATACCAATATCCATGAAATTTATGTAACCTCCTGTCAAAACTTAGCAGATATTTTAGTATAATTTCTACATTTATACAGAAATTCCTTCTTTTTCACTAATTATTTGTTAATATTTAGATACTTCCTCCTGGTAGCCCTTCCTCCCCTGATGTGCCTTTCAGCCTTATTGAATTCCAGCACCTCCTTTACTAATTTCGCCTTTTCGGGGTTTATCTCCGGAAGTCTTTCGGTCATGTCCTTATGCACCGTGCTCTTGCTGACACCGAATATTTTAGCGGCCTGCCTTACGGTGGCCTTGGTTTCGATTATATACGCCGCAATTTCTAGAATCCTTTCCCTCATGTAATCCCTCACATGTACTCCCCCTCAGCCCGTTTTTACTAAATATATATGTCGCTATTTGCGTTATTAGAAGAAAAAAATAAAGCACGACCATTATAGGGCCGTGCTTTTTTAAGGGGGGCTCTTTAAATATCGGGGAGAAAGTGCCTTGGATCAACGCTCTCGGTTCCTTTCAGAACCTCGAAGTGAAGGTGGGGAGGATCTTCTATCTCATAGGGTGCCGTCTTACCGACGCCCCCTATGATGTCGCCTTTTTTAACTCGCTTTCCTTTCTGCACTAAGTTGTCAGACATCAGATTGCCGTAGAGAGTCTTGATGCCGTTTCCATGGTCTAATACAACGACCACACCCAGCTTTGGATCGGAGTTTCGCACCTCGACTACCGTTCCATCCATTGCCGCTTTGACCGGCGTGCCCTCATCCGCCGCAATATCCAAACCCTTATGGGCACACCACTGCTCCAGGGTCTTTGAATATACCAGTCCGTCGGAAGAATACTCCGTTATGATTTTTCCCACCACCGGCATGGTCATTGTCGCGGGATTTGCGGCAAAAACTTCTTTAGCAATACCGGCTTCGGCGGTTTTTTCGCTTTCCTTTTCCTCAGCGGTATTCGCGGGCGGGATATCCTGAGAACCGGGAGCCGGTTCAACCGGCTCTCCCCTACCGGGTTCCACCGCCGGCTCCTGTTCAACTTCCTGTTCACCTTCGGCCTTATCAGGTATTTTTACTTCATTAAGATCGATTTCCCATTCCTTAGGAACAGCGTAATCTTCCGGCTGCTGTTGGCCTTTGTCGAAAAACCTAATATACCAGAAGGCTCCGTTAACAGTAAAAAGCACCGCCAGAAATGCCACGAGTAAAAACCTTTTTAAGGATATTTTCTTCCACATTTTTTGCATCTTGGAGAAAAATTCTATGATGGACTGCCGGATGCGGAACATCTGCATCACCTCGTTAATATTATGACCATAATTTTCCTCCATTATACATGCGTCTTAGAAAGTGTTGATAAAAAATGATTATTTTTCCATAAAATAAATAAAAGGCCCCTCCGTATAGGAAAGGCCTTTTAAGAAAGATCTGGTAAATTCATGGTAAATTTTGTAGGACTTGAGATTTACTAATTCGAACCGGCATTTATTTTCTGAATCTCCACTCCGCTGTAATAATGCTTGAGAATATCCACATAGTTCGATCCCTTATCGGCCATGGCGTTGGCGCCGTACTGGCTCATGCCCACTCCATGGCCGTATCCTTTGCAGGTGAATTTAATGTTGTTGCCCGATCGTTCCCACTTTATATCCGTTGAATTAAGTTCGAAAAGCATGCGGAATTCCGTGCCTTTTATTACTTTGTTTCCAACCTGCATGGTTTTTATCCGGCCGCCTTCACTCACTTCCAGTACCTTCCACTGGCGTTCGGGGTGTTTTGGGTCGATTACAATATCAGGCCATTTTGCCTGCAGCTTGCTCACCACTTCCTCCACCGGGATCTCTTTTACCGATACGAACCGTGGCGAGATCTCCTCGCCGGGACTTGTCACGCTCCTGAGATAGGGCACGTATTTACCCCACACGTCTTCGGAGTTTTCGGTCTTTCCGTTACTGGTGGAGAAAAAAAGGGGATCGATGGGGTTGCCCTGGTAAAGAATCACCATGCCGGCGGTACTGTTTACCGCCTGCGAGATCTTGCTGTAGTAGTGGTAGAAAGCGAAAATCCCCCATTTTCTCAGCATCTCTGTCTTTGTTATCCAGGCCTGACAGTGGGTGGGGTCATCGCATATATCTGCTTCCGGGTGCAGGCTGCACCCGCTCCCTCCTAGCGATCTTAACCTTTTATACGCGTAGGTCCTGGCAGCAACGGCCTGAGCCTTCAGGGCTTCCATTTTAAATCCGGCCGGCATTTCGGCCGCCACCACTCCCTTCACGTACTCCTCGAGGGGAATCTTCTCTATCTTCTTTTGGGAGGTCACGTAGAGTGAGACCATCAGTTCACCGGGCTTTTCCACTTTTTCGCGCTCCCCGGGTCTTTCCGGTAGAAGGACGTTGCAGCTCTTCGCTACAAAAGCCGGGAGGATAATTACGACGAAGAATATAAAAAAAATGAGGTAATATGCGGCGTTTCTCATCATATCCCAGCCCCTTTTTTGTCTTATAAAATTTTATTTTCGCGGGGCCCAGGATATGAATAATAAAAAAAGAGCCTTATTCGGCTCTCTTTATTTTCGCTCCTAAAGCTTGGAATTTTTCCACTATGTTTTCGTAGCCTCTGTCCACGTGATAGGCGTTCATGACCTCGGTGGTCCCTTCAGCCGCCAGGCCTGCCAGAATAAGGGCGGCTCCGGCTCGAAGGTCTGTGGCTTTCACCGGAGCACCGGAAAGTTTTTCAACCCCTTCTACTATAGCGCTCTTGCCCTCTATCTTTATTTTCGCGCCCATGCGCTTTAATTCCTCCACGTGCATGAAGCGGTTTTCAAAAACGGTCTCGGTTACCATGCTGGTGCCGGTGCACAGGCTTAGATAAGCCATCATCTGCGCCTGCATGTCGGTAGGAAAGCCGGGATAGGGCATTGTCTTCACATCTACGGGATTGGGTCTACCCCTTCCCACAACCCTTATGCCGTCCTCGCCCTCGATCACCTCAGCTCCGCACTCGATGAGCTTGGCAATAAGGGGCTTCAGGTGTTCGGACACCACGTTCTCCACCAGCACGTCTCCGTTGGTAATGGCTCCGGCGATCAGGAAAGTACCCGCCTCAATCCGGTCCGGTATAACCGTATACGAAATCCCCTTCAGGTTCCTGACGCCTTCGATCTTTATTACATCGGTACCTGCACCCCTTATGTAAGCCCCCATGGAATTGAGGAAATTGGCCAGGTCCACTATTTCCGGCTCCTTGGCCGCATTTTCTATGACGGTCTGCCCTTCGGCCAGAGCGGCTGCCATCATTATATTCTCGGTGGCCCCGACGCTGGGGAAGTCCAGGTATATTACGCTGCCCTTCAACTTTTCGCACCTGGCTTCTACGGAACCGTGCCCCAGGTTTATCTCGGCCCCCAGGGCGGTAAAGCCTTTCAGGTGCAGGTCAATAGGCCGGCTACCGATGGCACAGCCGCCGGGCAACGATATCTTGGCCCAGCCGTATTTGGCCAGCAGCGGACCCATCACCAAAAAAGAAGCCCTCATTTTCCTCACAAGTTCGTAAGGGGCCTCACAGGTATCTATATTATCGGGAATTATTCTTAACGAACCCTCTTTTGTTTCACACCTGGCTCCGAGGGCCGAAAGCACTTCCCTCATCACCCTGACATCTTCAAGCTCGGGGACGTCTTCGATCACGCACTCGCCCTCCGCCAGCAGAGAAGCAGCCATTACGGGAAGCACGGCGTTTTTGGCACTGCTGGTCCGGACGGTCCCCTTAAGGCACTCTCCACCTTCTATAATAAAGCTCGACAATCCGTTTCCCCCCGAAAATTCTAATATTCGATCGAAATAACGGGTACCCCCATCCAGATATAGGTTTTGCCGTCAACGGCGCTGTACCTCATAGCGACATTTACGTTGTAATTCTTGCCCATGATTTCAATGCCGTCGGAAATGAGCGGGCTGTATCCTACGAAACTTTGCATCTCGAGATCCTGCATCTTTTCGAATTCCTTTATATCGAGCTTTTCCCGTATCTTATCGATAATCTCTTCCTGCTCTATCTGACTAAGTTTACCATAAAATGACCCGGTAAAGCAAGTGGAAATTCTTGAATGCCCGCCGCTCGAGTTCACCGCTTCCATAACCTTCTTTTTTATGACCTTGATTTTTTCAACATCCCCACCGGTGACGTTTACCACTAGATAAGTCTGCGGTTCCTTTTCGTATTCCTCGGGAAGTTTTACCGACTGCACTATTACCTGCAGGTGGGTATCGTCATCCAGCATACCTTTAAGGTTTATTATTCTGTACATATCGTCGGATTCCTGCGTTGAAGTGAAATTCTTCCTACTTGCGCCGAATATACGGAGTACATTTTCCGCGATATGCTTCATATCTGAAAAATCCATAAATTTTCTATTAATTACCGACCAGTCTGTCACATCGAAAGCTTCCGGACGGGCGCCGGTAGCAGTAAAGGCCTCCAACAAAAGGTCTTCCTGTGCCATACTGAGGGAGACGACGGGGACTGTTAGAAAAATGAGTCCTATGAGGGCTATTTTCATAAATT
The DNA window shown above is from Thermosediminibacter oceani DSM 16646 and carries:
- a CDS encoding ECF transporter S component gives rise to the protein MINQKTKNLTLTAMFIALSFVGAAIKVPSPTGTVAFDSAPGYMAALFLGPGYGAMTAALGHIFTSMNVGFPLSMPIHLLVAAEMAFFAWVFGLVGQKNLILAVVVAWLMNGILAPASLIPFLGTGFFAAMVLYLIVVSALNVAASAVLYSIIRRSKGEYNAL
- a CDS encoding AIR synthase related protein, with amino-acid sequence MPYKNAAAPNRDVALVEIQPGIYLAVACDSAGGIGEKERDVVKVPPYITGRFTCRVALMELLAIGADPLAVTATICSEPSPTGEGLLKGITDELSASCLNIPVTISTEKNIPTCQTGLGVTAVGLVKEKGLRMGRTKSGDGIYCLGVPKVGNEVSLDDPEIADTGAVKRLLGLSEVHDIIPVGSRGIKGEVEHLARVSGLSVQWEARLPVNTEKSAGPATCVVFTAPKAPEIKGPTPVFRLGALL
- the fabZ gene encoding 3-hydroxyacyl-ACP dehydratase FabZ translates to MLGVEEIQKIIPHRYPFLLVDRILEMEPGRKAVGVKNVTANEHFFAGHFPGRPIMPGVLIVEALAQVGACAILSAEENKGKLALFAGIDGMRFKRQVVPGDVLTLEVEIIKLKGPVGKGKARATVNGETAAEGELMFALV
- a CDS encoding rod-binding protein; the encoded protein is MKVEPLNSAAMSVEAERQKAELKKACKQFEAIFLRYLLKEMRQTVPKTGFFEQGLAFDIVQSMHDDALAEQLSGNNGIGIAEQLYRQLSKYV
- the flgG gene encoding flagellar basal-body rod protein FlgG yields the protein MMRALWSASSGMLAQQLNVDVISNNLANVNTTGYKKSRVEFKDLLYETLRRPDVFQPGQGNPVGLQVGHGVRPASTTRFFTEGNLQQTGNTFDLAIEGEGFFVVERPDGSRAFTRDGSFKVSIDGDDRYLVTSEGYYVLDTDEDYISIPEDLTDINISANGTITGRDADGNIEEIGTIALARFLNPEGLLAVGNNLFEQTAASGEYQLKEDPNEPGFGTILQGFLEMSNVQVVDEMVNLIVAQRAYEINTKAIQTADEMLGQANNLRR
- the flgF gene encoding flagellar basal-body rod protein FlgF, producing MIRGLYTSASGMLAEMARTDVISNNLANINTTGFKKDRAVFRAFPEMNIHRYDDPQPVGAGFVIDPVPYIGVLGTGAGLDEIRVDFTQGRIEMTSNPLDLAIEDTAAGETSFFEIQTPAGIRYTRDGSFTINADGFLVTREGYYVMGENGPINLRNGSKVEINTEGEVYLDGLMVDRLRIAAFPAGLSLEKQGDNLYRAQGVPLPANARIIQGALERANVNAVSEMVNLISAFRAYEANQRMVRAHDDTLAGAVNEIAKI
- the mreB gene encoding rod shape-determining protein MreB, with the translated sequence MDIGIDLGTASILVYVRGKGIVLQEPSVVALDKDTGEVLAVGEQARKMIGRTPGNIVAIRPLRAGVIADYTVTELMLKHFLKKVIQRKLFRPRVMVCVPAVITEVEKRAVIEAATAAGARQTFLIEEPIAAAIGAGLDISKPVGSMVVDIGGGTTDIAVLSLGGIVCGTSIRVAGDMFDEAIVKYVKKEFNLAIGERTAEEVKISLATVFPDADSSKSLEIRGRSLISGLPQTVTITARQTCEALQEPVERIIEAIFSVLEKTPPELAADISERGIVMTGGGSLLNGLDKLIAQRTNMPVYVAEDAVSCVALGAGKALECLDMLGPNAVYKK
- the spoIIID gene encoding sporulation transcriptional regulator SpoIIID, with translation MRDYMRERILEIAAYIIETKATVRQAAKIFGVSKSTVHKDMTERLPEINPEKAKLVKEVLEFNKAERHIRGGRATRRKYLNINK
- a CDS encoding M23 family metallopeptidase, with amino-acid sequence MFRIRQSIIEFFSKMQKMWKKISLKRFLLVAFLAVLFTVNGAFWYIRFFDKGQQQPEDYAVPKEWEIDLNEVKIPDKAEGEQEVEQEPAVEPGRGEPVEPAPGSQDIPPANTAEEKESEKTAEAGIAKEVFAANPATMTMPVVGKIITEYSSDGLVYSKTLEQWCAHKGLDIAADEGTPVKAAMDGTVVEVRNSDPKLGVVVVLDHGNGIKTLYGNLMSDNLVQKGKRVKKGDIIGGVGKTAPYEIEDPPHLHFEVLKGTESVDPRHFLPDI
- the spoIID gene encoding stage II sporulation protein D; the protein is MRNAAYYLIFFIFFVVIILPAFVAKSCNVLLPERPGEREKVEKPGELMVSLYVTSQKKIEKIPLEEYVKGVVAAEMPAGFKMEALKAQAVAARTYAYKRLRSLGGSGCSLHPEADICDDPTHCQAWITKTEMLRKWGIFAFYHYYSKISQAVNSTAGMVILYQGNPIDPLFFSTSNGKTENSEDVWGKYVPYLRSVTSPGEEISPRFVSVKEIPVEEVVSKLQAKWPDIVIDPKHPERQWKVLEVSEGGRIKTMQVGNKVIKGTEFRMLFELNSTDIKWERSGNNIKFTCKGYGHGVGMSQYGANAMADKGSNYVDILKHYYSGVEIQKINAGSN
- the murA gene encoding UDP-N-acetylglucosamine 1-carboxyvinyltransferase — its product is MSSFIIEGGECLKGTVRTSSAKNAVLPVMAASLLAEGECVIEDVPELEDVRVMREVLSALGARCETKEGSLRIIPDNIDTCEAPYELVRKMRASFLVMGPLLAKYGWAKISLPGGCAIGSRPIDLHLKGFTALGAEINLGHGSVEARCEKLKGSVIYLDFPSVGATENIMMAAALAEGQTVIENAAKEPEIVDLANFLNSMGAYIRGAGTDVIKIEGVRNLKGISYTVIPDRIEAGTFLIAGAITNGDVLVENVVSEHLKPLIAKLIECGAEVIEGEDGIRVVGRGRPNPVDVKTMPYPGFPTDMQAQMMAYLSLCTGTSMVTETVFENRFMHVEELKRMGAKIKIEGKSAIVEGVEKLSGAPVKATDLRAGAALILAGLAAEGTTEVMNAYHVDRGYENIVEKFQALGAKIKRAE
- a CDS encoding YwmB family TATA-box binding protein → MKFMKIALIGLIFLTVPVVSLSMAQEDLLLEAFTATGARPEAFDVTDWSVINRKFMDFSDMKHIAENVLRIFGASRKNFTSTQESDDMYRIINLKGMLDDDTHLQVIVQSVKLPEEYEKEPQTYLVVNVTGGDVEKIKVIKKKVMEAVNSSGGHSRISTCFTGSFYGKLSQIEQEEIIDKIREKLDIKEFEKMQDLEMQSFVGYSPLISDGIEIMGKNYNVNVAMRYSAVDGKTYIWMGVPVISIEY